One Pseudomonadota bacterium genomic window carries:
- the lysA gene encoding diaminopimelate decarboxylase, whose product MVRAPIIDAHGHLTFGGCDVVSLAEQFGTPLMLLDEQAVRQRCQEYRQALESRLPSVRVLYAGKAFLCKGMCRIIDAEGLSLDVVSGGELATAVAAGFPMNRVWFHGNNKSEAELRAGIAHRIARFVIDSTDEIERLDALATEAGVRVDVQIRVTPGIKPSTHSYIQTGQIDSKFGFSVGNGLALDAVRRVQAAPSLCLRGIHCHIGSQIHEIASYGAEVAALVDFLVLVKDSVGWVPEELNLGGGLGIAYLPHDQPPTVDAYASLLACALHEHWPRLGGPLPVVMVEPGRSIVGEAGITVYAIDTVKDIPGVRIYASVDGGMTDNMRVALYQARYHGILANRAAERPTQKVSIAGKCCETGDMIAWDLALPPVRRGDLLAVFSTGAYHYAMASNYNRLPRLPVVLVSGGEARLLIRRETYEDVLALDEMPSHL is encoded by the coding sequence ATGGTCAGAGCCCCCATCATCGATGCACACGGCCACCTCACCTTTGGGGGATGTGACGTGGTCTCCCTGGCCGAGCAGTTCGGCACGCCGCTCATGCTGCTCGACGAGCAGGCCGTGCGACAACGTTGCCAGGAGTACCGACAGGCTCTCGAGAGCCGCCTGCCTTCGGTCCGCGTGCTCTATGCGGGCAAGGCCTTCCTCTGCAAGGGCATGTGCCGCATCATCGACGCGGAGGGGCTCTCACTCGACGTGGTGAGCGGCGGTGAGCTGGCCACCGCCGTCGCCGCAGGTTTCCCGATGAACCGCGTATGGTTCCACGGCAACAACAAGTCTGAGGCTGAGCTGCGCGCAGGCATCGCGCATCGCATCGCCCGCTTCGTCATCGACAGCACCGACGAGATCGAGCGCCTCGATGCACTGGCCACCGAAGCCGGTGTGCGCGTGGACGTGCAGATCAGGGTCACCCCAGGGATCAAGCCGAGCACCCATTCCTACATCCAGACGGGACAGATCGATTCGAAGTTCGGCTTCTCGGTGGGCAACGGCCTCGCGCTCGACGCCGTCCGGCGCGTGCAGGCGGCGCCTTCGCTGTGCCTGCGCGGCATACACTGCCACATCGGTTCGCAGATACACGAGATCGCATCGTATGGGGCCGAGGTCGCTGCGCTTGTCGATTTCCTTGTTCTGGTGAAGGATTCTGTCGGCTGGGTGCCTGAGGAGCTCAATCTCGGAGGCGGTCTGGGCATTGCGTATCTGCCCCATGATCAGCCCCCCACGGTCGATGCGTATGCCAGCCTTCTTGCGTGTGCGCTCCACGAGCACTGGCCTCGTCTCGGAGGACCGCTGCCCGTGGTGATGGTGGAGCCCGGGCGTTCCATCGTGGGAGAGGCCGGCATCACCGTCTACGCCATCGACACCGTCAAGGACATCCCGGGTGTGCGCATCTACGCCTCGGTCGACGGCGGCATGACCGACAACATGCGGGTGGCGCTCTATCAGGCGCGCTATCACGGTATTCTGGCCAACCGCGCGGCGGAGCGCCCTACACAGAAGGTGTCGATTGCCGGGAAGTGCTGCGAGACCGGCGACATGATCGCGTGGGACCTCGCCCTGCCGCCGGTGCGCCGCGGCGACCTGCTCGCGGTGTTCTCGACCGGGGCGTATCACTACGCCATGGCGAGCAACTACAACCGACTTCCGCGTCTCCCCGTCGTACTGGTCTCGGGAGGGGAGGCCCGCCTGCTCATCCGGCGCGAGACGTACGAAGACGTTCTCGCGCTGGATGAGATGCCGTCACATCTGTGA